From the Anaerolineae bacterium genome, the window GGCCAACCCAACGCCGACCACCGTGGTGATGGCTACCACAGATACGCTCACTTTAACCCCTGTTGCTACTCTGTTACCTGTTACCTTGTCCCCCACTCCAACAGCTACCGATACTCTCATCCCCCCTACTGGTACAACCCCCCAACCACCCATTCCCACCGATACCCCCATTCCCCCTACCAAAACTCCCTTCCCAACCCCAACCCCAACCCCCACGCCCTACCTCCGCGTCAATACTGACAAAATGAACGTGCGGGCCGGGCCGGGCACAGAGTACAATGTTGTGGGCGAGGCCAAACAAAATGAAACCTACGCCGTGGCCGCCCAAACCCAAACCGGCGACTGGCTGCGCCTGACCGGGCCGGCGGAACGCTGGCTGGCCGCCGACCTGGTGGAACTGTTTGGCGCAGCTGCCGTGGCCGCGTCCATTCCCCCCACCCCCACCGCCCCGCCCATACCCGCCGGAATGGTGTTGGTCCCCGCCGGGCCGTTTGAAATGGGTAGTGATAATGGTCAAGACGATGAAAAACCTATCCACACTGTTACCCTGGACGCTTTTTACATTGACCAATACGAATTGACCAACAGCCGCTACGCCGCCTGCGTAGAGGCGGGCGTTTGCGCGCCGCCTTCCTCCACCAGATCCTCTACCCGCGATAGCTATTACGGCAATCCCGAATATAATGAGTACCCGGTTATTTACGTTAATTGGGAGCAGGCCCAAACTTATTGCCGGTGGCGCGGGGCCAGATTGCCCACCGAAGCCGAATGGGAAAAAGCCGCGCGGGGCGTGGATGGCCGCGCCTATCCCTGGGGAAATGATTTTGATGGTAGCCGACTTAATTTTTGTGATAAAAGTTGCGGGTTTGATTGGGCCGATAAAAATTATGATGATGGATATGCTGATACCGCCCCGGTAGGTTCTTACCCAATCGGAGCCAGTCCTTATCAGGTTTATGACATGGCGGGTAATGTTTGGGAATGGACCGCCGACTGGTATGCGTCCGATTATTACGCCAATTCGCCGCCCGAAAATCCCCCCGGCCCGGCCTCCGGTGAATATCGCGTGGTGCGTGGGGGCGCGTGGAGCAACAATTCTCTCAGCGCGCGCGCGGCCGCTCGTTACGGGTTCGCGCCGGCCAGTAGTAACTACGGTCTTGGTTTTCGTTGCGTCCGCTCACCATGACTCTGGAATGCTGAATACTGAAATACTGAAATTCTGAATCGGCAAAATTTAAACCGCAGCCTGTCATTTCGAGCGCAGCGAGAAATCTCCTTAAGGCGTGTCAACTAAAGGAGATTTCTCGGCCTACGGCCTCGAAGCAACTGTGATTTAATTTTATCAAAAACGACGCACATCAAGCCGGCGACCAGGCTTGTCGGGTGCGAACCATTGCATTAA encodes:
- a CDS encoding SUMF1/EgtB/PvdO family nonheme iron enzyme; translated protein: MSRQDDLQRLIANYQRRLQKLKEQRAAMGIHTPPYILTEIEDTEAELAKLQAELVRLSGPRLAAEKIAEPVSAGQPGQIFISYSRRDKAFVERLAADLERAGFATWWDVSQLVGGEIWTQTIEAALAQSQCCLVVLSPNSVQAEWVRKEYLYAEALKLKIVPLVHKTCRIPLALTGLQYLDFQRGDYQESLRQLLACLGAELVLPPPGGARGGQPPGLLQKFLALARDPLWQMIGAAVAILALACGVCAFLVERFTPIMANPTPTTVVMATTDTLTLTPVATLLPVTLSPTPTATDTLIPPTGTTPQPPIPTDTPIPPTKTPFPTPTPTPTPYLRVNTDKMNVRAGPGTEYNVVGEAKQNETYAVAAQTQTGDWLRLTGPAERWLAADLVELFGAAAVAASIPPTPTAPPIPAGMVLVPAGPFEMGSDNGQDDEKPIHTVTLDAFYIDQYELTNSRYAACVEAGVCAPPSSTRSSTRDSYYGNPEYNEYPVIYVNWEQAQTYCRWRGARLPTEAEWEKAARGVDGRAYPWGNDFDGSRLNFCDKSCGFDWADKNYDDGYADTAPVGSYPIGASPYQVYDMAGNVWEWTADWYASDYYANSPPENPPGPASGEYRVVRGGAWSNNSLSARAAARYGFAPASSNYGLGFRCVRSP